The genomic interval CCGCGAGGGCGAGGTCCTTGACCTCGAGGTCGAGACCGCCGGCGGTTTCGTCACCTTGCGCTGCGCCTTGCACCCGGAATAGCCGGATCCGCCGCGCCGCCCTTTGATCCTTCTCTGGAGAACAGCATGTCCTACGAGAACATCCTGGTCGAGAAACGCGACGCCGTCGGCCTGATCACCCTCAACCGGCCGCAGGCGCGGAACGCGCTCTGCGCCGCCCTGATCGACGAACTCGAGCAGGCAATCGACGACCTCGAGGCCGACGAGGCCATCGGCGCCATCGTGGTGACCGGCTCCGAGAAGGCCTTCGCCGCCGGCGCCGACATCAAGGAGATGCTCGATAAGACCTACATGGAGGTCTACAAGGGCGACTTCATCACCAAGGGCTGGGAGCGCCTGTCCAAGGCCCGCAAGCCGACCATCGCGGCGGTGGCCGGCTACGCCCTGGGGGGCGGCTGCGAGATCGCCATGATGTGCGACATGATCATCGCCGCCGAGAGCGCCAAGTTTGGCCAGCCGGAGATCACCATCGGCACCATCCCGGGCTCCGGCGGGACCCAGCGCCTGACCCGCTTCGTCGGCAAGGCCAAGGCCATGGACCTCTGCCTGACCGGCCGAATGATGGACGCCGAGGAGGCGGAGCGGGCCGGACTGGTCGCCCGGATAGTGCCGGCGGAGACGCTGCTCGACGAGGCCCTGGCCGTGGCTGAGCGCATCGCTTCGCTGTCTCGTCCGGTGGTGATGATGGCCAAGGAGGCGGTCAACCGGGCCTACGAGACCACCCTGGCCGAGGGCATTCTCTTCGAGCGGCGGCTGTTTCACTCCACCTTTGCGATCGAGGACCGCAAGGAGGGCATGACGGCTTTCGCCGAGAAACGTCCGCCCAAATGGTCGCAGAATTGAGTCCGGAGGGGTCCCGGGCCCGAGCTCCGGGGTGCTTGACGGGTCCCCGGGCCGGGTCTATAACGCCGGCCGCTTCCCGCGCGGAAGATTTCCAGATCTGACAGGTTCCAGAGCCCTATGGCGCATCATAAATCGGCAAAGAAGCGGATCCGCCGCAACGACCGCAGGGCCGCGATCAATCGCGCCCGCATCAGCCGCATCCGCACCCACGTCAAGAATGTCGAGTTGGCGGTCGCCAGCGGCGACAAGGAGGCGGCGCGCGCCGCCCTGCATGCGGCCCAGCCCGAACTGCATCGCGGCGTGACCAAAGG from Kiloniellales bacterium carries:
- a CDS encoding enoyl-CoA hydratase → MSYENILVEKRDAVGLITLNRPQARNALCAALIDELEQAIDDLEADEAIGAIVVTGSEKAFAAGADIKEMLDKTYMEVYKGDFITKGWERLSKARKPTIAAVAGYALGGGCEIAMMCDMIIAAESAKFGQPEITIGTIPGSGGTQRLTRFVGKAKAMDLCLTGRMMDAEEAERAGLVARIVPAETLLDEALAVAERIASLSRPVVMMAKEAVNRAYETTLAEGILFERRLFHSTFAIEDRKEGMTAFAEKRPPKWSQN
- the rpsT gene encoding 30S ribosomal protein S20, yielding MAHHKSAKKRIRRNDRRAAINRARISRIRTHVKNVELAVASGDKEAARAALHAAQPELHRGVTKGVLHKNTVARKLSRLSARVKALA